The Paenibacillus thermoaerophilus DNA window TCTGGACGATGAATGACACGCTCACTCCCGACAAGCTGATCGGGCAGATTGCGGATATTGCTTCCGGCTGGATGCGCGAACGGAAGCTGGGCCGGGATCGCGTGCTGGGCGTCGGCGTCGGCGCGGTCGGGCCTCTAGACCGCGTCAGCGGCGTACTCGGGAACCCGCGGCATTTCCCATCGCCGGGTTGGGAAGGCCTGCCCATCGTGCGGATGCTGGAGGAGCGGCTTCAACTGCCCGTCGTGCTCGACAACGGCGCGAATATGGCGCTGCTCGGGGAATATTTCGGAGATCCTTCGCCGCGTCTGGAGCATTATTTGTATCTGCATGTGGCCGTGGGAATCCGTTCGGCCATGATGTCGGGCGGCGAGCTCGTGTACGGGGCGGTCGATATGGAAGGCGCGGTCGGCCAGATGATTATCGAGGCGGACGGACGGCGGCCGCCGGACGGACAAGGCAACTTCGGCAGCCTGGAGACCTACGTCTCCACGCAGGCGCTGGAGGCCGCGGCCCGCTCCGCCCTGAAGCAAGGCAGGCGCACCCTGCTGACCGAGCTCGTGGACGATCCCGACCGTCTCGCCTATTCGCATCTCGAAGAAGCGCTGAGGGCGGGTGACGAGCTCGCGCGCGAACTGTTCTCGCAAAGCGCCGTTTATTTCGGCATCGGACTGGCGAATCTGCTGAACATCCTGCACCCGCAAAAGGTGATTTTCGGCGGGACGCTGCTGACGAACAACCCGCAGTTCATCGAACAAGCGGTCGAGGTGGCGAAGCAGAAAACCTACCATTATCCCGCCTATCAGGTGGAATTCAGCACGGGCAAGCTCGGAGAGGATGCCGTCGCACTCGGCGCCGTGGCTGCGGTACAGCGGCGATTGACGTTGTGACCCGGTCTGTTCGGAAGCTTCGTTTCCCCGGTTTAAGGGGAACGGAGCTTTTTTTCTCCATCGTCCCAAATAAAGGGAACGGCGATGCGGGAAGCGGCGTCTAATGGATGGAGGTGACCGCTTTGGACTTGGAACTTCAAACCCGGAGACAGCCATCCCGCGACCCTGCCTGCACGGCCACGGACGAGGAGCATTGGCGTTACCTGTCCGCGATGAACGGCGACGCGCTCCGCGAACTCATGCTGGCGTACGGCCAAGAGGTATGGAACTGCGCCTTCTTCCTGATGCGGAGGCCCGAAATGGCGGACGACATTACGCAGGATGTCTTTCTCAAGGTGTACCGGAGCATCGGCTCCTTCCAAGGGAAACCCTCCGTCAAAACGTGGCTTCTGGCGATTACGAGAAACACCGTCGCGAGCGACCGCCGCTCCGCGTTCATCCGGAAGGCGATTCTGATGGATAGGGTGATCCCTAACCGACATTCGCCCTCCGCCGAGCAAGGCGCTCTGGAGAATGCGCTTCGGGACGACATCTGGGGACTTGTGCTCCGGCT harbors:
- a CDS encoding ROK family protein; amino-acid sequence: MKIEERLSNRKAKDVMDWMLRHRSLSKLDLKDLTGLPGSTLTRILEELTAIGLLQEHGYGESTGGRPPVLFRVNPEYAYVFGVDISRSATRLVLADMHLNKLESHVWTMNDTLTPDKLIGQIADIASGWMRERKLGRDRVLGVGVGAVGPLDRVSGVLGNPRHFPSPGWEGLPIVRMLEERLQLPVVLDNGANMALLGEYFGDPSPRLEHYLYLHVAVGIRSAMMSGGELVYGAVDMEGAVGQMIIEADGRRPPDGQGNFGSLETYVSTQALEAAARSALKQGRRTLLTELVDDPDRLAYSHLEEALRAGDELARELFSQSAVYFGIGLANLLNILHPQKVIFGGTLLTNNPQFIEQAVEVAKQKTYHYPAYQVEFSTGKLGEDAVALGAVAAVQRRLTL
- a CDS encoding RNA polymerase sigma factor; amino-acid sequence: MNGDALRELMLAYGQEVWNCAFFLMRRPEMADDITQDVFLKVYRSIGSFQGKPSVKTWLLAITRNTVASDRRSAFIRKAILMDRVIPNRHSPSAEQGALENALRDDIWGLVLRLPVKYREVLILDARYEWNNREIADMLGISEGTVKSRFSRACGKISDMWKEESER